AGGAGGGCGCTGTTAACATAAAAGAAGGGGTTTTCTACCGTGGCCGCTATGAGGGTGATGTTACCCTCCTCAACATCGGGAAGGAGAGCGTCCTGCTGGAGCTTGTTGAAGCGATGTATTTCGTCGAGGAAGAGGATGGTTCTCGTGCCCCTTCCCAGGTGCGCCCGGGCGTTCTGTATGACTTTCCTGAGGTCATCGAGACCGGCTGTCGCTGCATTGAGCCACTCGAATCGGGCATTCGTCTTTGCTGCGATTACCCTGGCAAGGGCGGTCTTACCCGTGCCGGGAGGTCCGTAAAGGATTATCGAGGTGATCCTGTCCGCCTCTATCGCCCGTCTAAGGAGCTTGCCTTCGCCGAGAATATGCCCTTGTCCGGCATACTCGTCGAGGTTCCTCGGACACATGCGATAGGCAAGGGGTTCATGAAGGTTTTCGTCATGAAAGAGATCCATACTGAACTCTAACGCTTTTACGGCTGTTCTGTCCAGATCAAGGGAAGCGCGAGACCGGGGCAAGGGGTATGGTAGAATAATAATGATCTCCAATCTGAAAAAATCCTCAATGCCATTATTGAAAGGGGTCCTTTATGCTGAAAAGAGAAGCGGTAGATTCTTCGACGATCAGGGTGATACTCCGTGACGGACGGAGCCTCAAGGTGAGGCCCATCAGTCCGCAGGACAGGGAGAAGCTGAGAGATCTCTTCTACCGGTTGAGCCCCCAGACCCGTTATTTCCGGTTCGGCTACATGAAGACCTATATCAGCGAGGAGGAATTGACCTACTTCGCTGAAGTCGACCCTCCCGATGTGTATGCATACGTCGCCCTCACAGGAGAGGGAGAGGATGAGAAGATCGTTGCCGTCGGAAGGTGGTTTCTCAATCCCGACCGAAGAACTGCAGAGATATCCTTTGTCGTCGAGGACAAGATACAGGTCAGGGGGGTCGGAACGGCGCTTCTCGAGCAGCTTGTCGAGGCAGCCCTCAGGTACAAGATAAAGGCTTTTGTGGCAAGGATATTGCTGGAGAACACCCGAATGATGGAGGTCTTTGAAGAGTCCGGTTTCAAAATCGGCAAGAAGGTGCATGAGGATGCTTACGAGATCACCTTCGACCTCGAGGAGCAGGAGGAATATGATAAGAGGCAAGCCCACCGCGAGCACATCGCGAGGTCGGCGGGTGTGCGGAAGATCCTCTGTCCCGGGAGCGTCGCGGTCATCGGCGCATCACGGGACACTGACAGTGTGGGCGGCAAGGTCTTTCGCAACCTGCTTCATGAGATCTTCTCCGGCCCGATCTTCCCGGTGAATCCTAAGTCCTTCTCCGTGGGAGGTGTTCTCTGCTATGCGTCGGTGGACGACGTTCCTGCTGATGTCGATCTTGCCGTAGTCGTTATCCCCGCCGCCAAGGTTCTCGACATCGTCGATGAATGCGGGAAAAAGGGTGTTGCCGGGTTGATCATCATATCTGCAGGCTTCGCTGAGAGCGGTCCCGAGGGTAAAGAGCGGCAGAGGCAGCTGAGGGAGAAAATCCTCTCCTATGGAATGCGGTGCGTCGGCCCAAACTGTCTCGGTGTCATCAATACTGATCCGGCGGTCAATCTGAACGCAACCTTCTGCCGCATCAAGCCAAGGAGGGGTGGCCTGAGCATAAGTTCCCACAGCGGTGCCCTCGGTCTGGCGCTCCTTGATTACGCAAAGGGTAATGACCTCGGAATCGCTCACTTCGCAAGTATCGGCAACCGCGTTGATATCTCCTCAAATGATCTCATGGAATTCTGGGAGGACGACGAGTACACAAAGGTCATTCTCCTCTATCTCGAGAGCTTTGGGAATCCTCGTAAATTCAGCCGCATTGCACGCCGCGTCTCACGGACAAAACCGATAATTGCCCTCAAGGCCGGGAGGAGTGACGTGGGCAGAAGGGCGGCGAGCTCTCATACCGGGGCCCTCGCGGCCTCGGACATCGCCGTTGATGCCCTTTTCCGCCAGGCCGGCGTGATAAGGGTCAACACGATAGAGGAGATGTTCAATGTGGCAAAGAGCCTCGTTGACCAGCCCATACCAAAGGGGCCGAGGGTCGCTATCCTCACGAATGCGGGCGGCCCCGGTGTTCTGGCTGCCGATGCGGCCATCGGCCTGGGTCTCAGCGTACCGACGCTGTCGGAAGAGACCCAGAGAAGACTGAAGGATTTCCTGCCCAGGGAGGCTGCCTTCGCGAACCCTGTGGATATGATCGCCTCTGCTCCTGGAGAGCACTTTGAGCGGGGACTGAAGGTGCTCCTCGATGACCTTGATATCGACGCGATCCTCGTTATGAATGTCGCGATACGGCCTTCTGAAGAAATTGCAGCGGGTATTCGGAGGGCAATGACAGGATATGAGGGCGACAAGACCGTGATAGCCTCTTTCTTAATGTCCGAGGCCCATTCGATTGACCTTCGGTATGACGGTCAGAAACAGGTCCCGCTTTACGCTTTTCCCGAAGACGCCATACTGGCACTCTCCCATGCCTATCCTTATGGCCAGCACAGAAGTCGTGAAGAGGGGCATATCCCGGTATTCGCTGATATCAGCGAGGAAAGGGCCAGGAAGTATCTTGAAGCAGCAGGTGTTCTCACTGACGAAGGCTGCTGGCTGCCGCCTGAGGTTGCGACGGGGCTCTTTAAGGAGTACGGCATACCCGCTATCGATACGAGGGCTGCTTTCTCTGCTGAGGAAGCGGCTGATTGTGCTGAGAAAATCGGTTTCCCCGTGGTGATGAAACTCCGCTCGAAGACCATCACCCACAAGACCGATGTGGGCGGAATTATCCTCGGCCTCAAGGATGATGAGGAGGTGAGGCAGGCCTTTGACGAGATAAGGACCCGCCTGAAGGCGATGGGAAGGGGGGCTGAAATGGAAGGCGTTATACTGCAGCCGATGATCGAGGGAGGCCAGGAGGTGATCGTCGGCATGTCTCAGGACCCTGTGTTCGGCCCGCTCATGATGGTTGGCCTTGGCGGCATCCACGTCGAACTCATCAAGGACGTCGCTTTTTCCCTTCACCCGTTACGCGACGGGGACCCTGACTATATGCTCAGCCAGCTGAAGAGCCTGCCTTTACTGCAGGGCTGGCGGGGGAGTCCGCCAAAGGACATCGATGTGCTCAAAGACGTCCTTCTCCGGTTCTCTGCGCTCATCGAAGACTTTACAGAGATCGCCGAGGTCGAGATAAATCCGCTCATCGTCTTTGACAAAGGCAAGGGATGTGCGGTCGTTGATGCCCGCGTATTGTGCAAGAAGGCTGGCGATCATTAGGCGGCCAGCCCTTCGCCGAGAAAGGAGCTCCCCGGGAAGGCTCTTTATTCAGTACTAAAATTCCTGTCAGGAGCACAGGCTGCGAGCCTTTCCCTGCCGTAAGGCGAAAGCCGGCGCAATTCCCTGATTATGGGCGGCAAAACTTCAACAACCCTGTCGATCTCTGCCTCGGTATTGTAGCGGCTGAGGGAGAACCTGATCGAGCCGTGGATGGCGGTGAAGGGGATTCCCATCGCCCTGAGCACATGGCTTGGTTCAAGGGAACCCGTTGTGCATGCCGATCCCGATGATGCGCATATGCCGAATTCGTCAAGCCTCAGGAGGATGGCCTCTCCCTCAACGTACTCGAAACTGATGTTCGTGGTGTTCGGAAGCCGGTGCTCCCTGTCGCCATTGACCCTTGCGTCGGGGCATCTCGCGAGGAGTGCACTTTCGAGCCTGTCCCTCAGGGAGCCGACGAAGAGACGTTCTTCATTGATCCTTTGCCTCGCAAGCTCACAGGCCCTTCCGAGGGCGATGGCGGATGCGATATTCTCTGTCCCTGCCCTCCTTCCGCGCTCCTGATGGCCGCCGATGATATAGGGATAGAAGCGTGTGCCTTTCCTCACATAGAGCACACCGACACCTTTGGGAGCGTGGAGCTTGTGGCCTGACAGGGAGAGCATATCAACCGTCAGTCTCTTTACATCAATCGGGATCTTGCCTGCCACCTGAACGGCATCAGTGTGAAAGAGGATCCCCCGCTCTCTCAGGACCTCTCCCATTTCAGCTACCGGGAATATCACGCCTGTCTCGTTGTTCGCATACATGATCGAAACTATTGCGGTATCATCATCGATCGCTCTCGAGAAGAATTCCCTATCGAGCCTCCCGAGGCTGTCAACAGGAACGAAGGTGACGCGGAATCCCCTCCTCGCGAAGTGTTTCGAAAAGTTGAAGACGGCGGGATGCTCGACCTTCGATGTGATGATATGCCTCTTGCGGGGATAGGACTCTATGGCGCTCATGATCGCGGTGTTGTCGCTTTCGGTGCCGCAACTCGTGAAGATGACCTCTTCCGGTTCTGCATTGATAAGCGCGGCGACTTTTGCCCGCGCTTCTTCCAGGGTCCTGTGGAGCTGTCCGCCGAAGGTATGCATGCTTGAGGGGTTGCCATAGAAGTCTCTTAGATAGGGGAGCATCTCATCGAGGACTTCCGGGGCTACTGCCGTGGTCGCATTATTGTCGAGATAAATTGGCTTCACGCCTCCTCCACGATAAGATCTTTGCTGACAAGTTCCCTCAGTTTTTCCTCAATACCCTTTATGGTGACGCCGCCCATGGGACAGGAGACACACATTGCCCTCAGGGCTATGATGACCCTGTTGCCGTCTATGTCAATAAGCTTAAGATCTCCGCCATCTGCCTGCAGGGCCGGGCGTATCTCTTTTTCGAGGACGTCCTCGACGAGGGCTATCTTCTGGAGGTTCGTCATTTTTTTCTGCGTATGAGGTTTTTCAGAAGGGGGGGTGGTGATCCAGAGCTCCTTCAGGATCGCCTCGACGGCCGGGATACAGGCGCCGCAGCCGCCGCCTGCCTTTGTGTAGTTCGTAATCTCTTCAACCGTCGTAAGGCGGTTTTCGATGGCAACGCGCCGTATCTTCTCTTCTGAGACCTCAAAACACTTGCAGATGATCTTCTCCGCAACCTCAGGTGCTTTCTCTTCGCCCCGGTAATTGGCAACTGCGGCCTCCAGGGCCTCTCTGCCCATGACCGAGCAGTGCATCTTCTCAGCAGGCAGGCCGCCTAGGTAATCTGCAATGTCCTGATTGGAGATCGTGAGGGCCTCATCGACGGTCTTGCCTTTGATGAGTTCCGTGAGGACTGAGGAGCTTGCGATGGCAGAGGCGCAGCCGAAGGTCTGAAATTTCGCATCAACGATCCTCCCCGTCTCTTTATCGACCTTAATCGTCAGTTTCAGTGCATCCCCGCAGAGTATGCTCCCGACCTCTCCGATGCCGTCGGGGTTCTCGATCTCGCCGACGTTCTTCGGATGAAGGAAGAAATCTTTTACCTTTTTCGTGTACTCCCACATGATTTATACATACCAGAGAATGGAGGGCAAGTCAAACTGTCCGTAATGAACATCCTGAATCGTCGTCTGTCGGCGTGATCTTCGTTGGGGCTGGCTATGAGATTTTTTTCTTGACTTTAAAGAGGACAAATGCTATCCTATTTACATAGAGAGAGGTGGAGAGATCGAGATGACCGCATGAAGCCAGACACTGCGGGAGAACGGGAAAGAGAAGAGAAGCCCGGAAGTTGGGAGAAAGTACCAAAAACGGGTTAAAGAAAGGAGAAAGTCATGGCATTTTCAACATCCAAAAAAGGCGTCAGGGACTACTGTGACACCGTTTATACTGAATTAACGGGTATGAAGTCACGTCTTGACGATATCGTAAAAGAGATTAAGCTTATGAAGGGACCGGAAGCTGACCTACTCAGGTCGCATATACCGCATCTCGTCGAACTATCTGACAAAATCGGCTGGAAACTCGACCTGTTTCTGAAGGTCTGTCCCTCTGACTGGAAAGGATATGCTGCCGAGTTCGAACCGTCTGCTTCTGTCCTCGGGACAACGGAGTCAATACCCGGAGGGTATCCGGGCGGCTAATTTCCGATCTTTGAGAATACTGACACGAAATCCCGTTATTTACTGACGGCTGGAGACGCAAGTTCCAGTCGTTTCTTTTTGTTTGAGGCCGTCCCATACTCTGAGAAAGTCTTCAGACTTTGCCGTTGACCACAGAAGGAGATGTCCCTACGAAAGAAGATTCCTTGGGATGTTCGTACTTCCAAAGGCTGCCCATGCCATCTTTTTCGGACAATTTCGAGAAAGACTTTAGCAAGCGGCAGGAGACCTCAGGCCGGATACATTCCTGATAAGACGGTGAGGATGGTCTATGGTAAAATGATGCTAAAAAGAAGTCCTTAACGAAGAGGAGGGTGGCATCATGTTCCATACGGCGGACCCGAAGGACATCATGGAAGGCAGGATAACAGATGTCTATTTTGAGAGGACTCTCACGATACTGAAGGCAAAGGGTATCAATCCTGTTGTCAAGGCCGAATTCATCGCAAAGACCCTCCCCGATAACTGGCCGTGGGCATTGTTCGCAGGCATCGAGGAGGCGCTGAGCCTCATGAAGGATCTTCCGATTAAGGTTAGAGCGATGCGGGAAGGGACGGTCTTCTATCCTTACGAGCCTGTGATGGAGATCGAGGGAAGGTACCAGGACTTCTGCGTTTACGAGACCGCCCTTCTCGGCCTCATATGCCAGGCCTCCGGCGTTGCCACAAAGGCTGCACGGTTCAAGAAACTCGCAGGGGAGAGGCCGGTGATCAGCTTTGGCGCAAGGAGGATGCATCCCGTCCTTGCTCCTATGATTGAGAGAAATGCCTACATCGGCGGCTGTGACGGTGTCGCGGTGGTCAAATCCGGTGAGATCATCGGAGAAGACCCGATGGGAACCATGCCCCATGCATTGATCATCTGCACGGGTTCAACGGTGGAGGCGATAAAGGCCTTCGACGAGGTCCTGGAGCCGAAGATAAAGCGCGTTGCGCTCATCGATACCTTTCTTGACGAGAAATTCGAAGTTTTGAACGTTGCTGAAGCCATGGGCGAGAGGCTCTTTGCTGTCAGGTTCGACACACCGGGATCTAGGAGAGGGAACTTCTACCGGATTCTTGAGGAATGCAGGTGGGAGTTGCATCTCAGGGGTTACAGGGATATTAAGTTCTATGTAAGCGGCGGAATCAAGGAGGATGACCTGGCTGGTCTTAATCCTGTCGTCGATGGATACGGCATCGGCACTTCGATCAGTAATGCCCCTGTGGTGGATTACGCGATGGACATCATGGAATGTGAGGGCAAGCCCATTGCCAAGAGAGGCAAGTGGTCAGGCTCCAAGAGGGTGCTGAGATGTCCTTCCTGCTCAGAGCGGCTCATAGTGCCGAACAATAAGGAGCGGCACATCTGCAACTGCGGCGAGCTCTTTGTCGACATCCTCGTCCCCGTCCTTGACAACGGCAAATATCTCACAGATATGCCGTCTCATAAAGAGATCAGGGAATTCGTGTTGAAGCAGACGGAGGCATTGGGAGAGACGCTCTAGCTATGGGAATGACCATGGGCAGTCACGTCCTCTATGTTGCCCCTTTCAAATAGGCAGCCTTATGTTCTTTATCCTCTCTGCAATCTTTTTATGGAGTTCACTGGGGATCGTGATTAGGCTTTCGGACATTCCGGTTCATATCCTGATATTTTTTTCCTGTCTTATCTCGACCGTGATCATCGGTCCGGTATTCATGAGAGAGAAATACCGGCGGCTTATCCCGCGGGGCAGGGGTTTTCTCTCATTCATCATCCTTGGTCCCCTGAGCCTGCTCAACACCTTCTCTTTCTTCTATGCGTACAAGAACACAACGATCGCAAACAGCGTCCTGACTCACTATACCGCACCTATCTTTGTTGCCTTTCTTGCGCCCATATTTTTGCGTGAGCGACTGACAGGGAAGATCGTTCTTTCGGTCACTATCGCCACGGCCGGTCTGTGGACACTCCTCGATGTCTCAGTCAGCGGCTTTGTCTCCATGGCGGTCACGGGCAACAGGGATACCGGCGGTATTCTTGCAGGGCTTTTTTCAGGCTTTGCCTACGGAATGCTCGTAATCCTCATCCGGATATTCGCACAAAACTACCATCCCATGATTATGACCTTTTTTCAGAACCTCGTTGTTGCAGCCCTCCTCGTGCCCTTCGTCGGGATGGAGCGGGGTTATTCTTCCGCTCCCTGGGCCTTTGGAGTCATGGGCATTGTCCATTCCACGATAGCGCCTCTTCTCTATTTCAGGGGGATGAGGGTTGTAACGGCAAACAGGGCGGCCATTCTCGGCTATCTTGAACCTGTCTGTGCCATCATCTTCGGTGCGATATTCCTTGGCGAGGTCATAACTTATAAGACCGTAATCGGAGGGGCGCTGATACTCTTTTCAGGGTACCTGACGATAAGAGATTGATCTTACTTCCCTTCGCTTAAGCTTCGAACGCCAGACTCGGGCTTGGAATCCAGATTGCCAATAGGGCAGGCCTCAGGAGTCGCCTTGAACTCGTCGACGGGGTATCACCTGAGAGTTTTTGTCACTCCCGGTGCGGGGTCGCCCGGGCGATGGAGGCCTTCAGCGATCGAGGATCATAAAGGGGTTGCTCTTTGCGCCCGCCCGCATAAGTTACAAAAAAACCTTGACTTTTTCCTCTTCCAAACAATACAATTTTGCTGATACCATAAGGGGCATTGCCCTTCTTCGTTCATATCAAAAAGTCTTGAGGGCTCGGTACCTCAGAGGGAAGGAACCATGGGACATAAACTTCTCCTTGCTGATGACAGCATAACGATCCAGAAAGTCGTCGAGCTCGTCCTCGCCGGGGAGGGCTTTGATATTAAGGCTACCAATAACGGGGACGAGGCCTTATCCGCACGACCTTCGTTTAATCCGGATGTCATCCTGGCCGACATCGCGATGCCCGTTATGAACGGTTATCAGCTCTGTGAGAAGATCAAGTCTAACCCCGAGACAAGGAACATACCGGTTATATTACTCGCTGGGGCCTTTGAACCCATTGACGAAGCCCTTGCACGCAAGGTTGGGGCAGATGACTATATTGTTAAGCCCTTTGAATCTCAGGATCTCATCAGCAAAGTGAATGCCGTTATTGCCCGCGAAGCAGGGGAGGGCGTCTCCGGAGAAAGGCCAGAGGCCGAGGCTGTCGAAGCGGTCGTTGCAGAAGAAGACCTCTGGACGATGGAAGAGATTGGGGCTGAAGCGGCCAGTGAAGAAGCGGTAACCCCTGAGACCCTTTTGGGGGAAGTGGCAGGCCTTGGGGAAGCCTTTGAGCCGATCGAAGAGATCAAGGCAGAGATAGATGAACAGGAATTTCAGCCGCTTTCCGTTGAGGAGAGCATTATTGAGGAGTTTGTAGCACAACCGGAGACCGTGCCTGCTCCCGAGGCACAGCCGCCGGCTTTTCTGCAGCCTCAGATTGAAGTTCCATCACGGGACGAGGTAGTTGAGATATTCAGGAAGGCCGTTGATGAAAAGGTCGCGTCCCTCGTATCCGCTGAGGATATAAGGCACTCCCTGAAAGGAGCCATCGAGCAAAGGATTGTTCCTGCAGTCTCAGCGATCGACGTCAAAGATTCCCTGCTCGCTGCGACTGCCCCTGCAATCAGGGAGTCTGCAGAAACGGTCATGTCAGAGATCGCCCCGAAAATCATCGAGAGGATCCTCAGCGAGAAACTGCAGGATGTCATGGCGTCTCTGAGTAAAGAGATCGAGAAGGTTATCTGGGAGACCGTACCCCAGCTTGCTGAGACGATGATTTCGAAGGAAATAGAAAAGATTAAGGCCGAGATGTAGGAAACATGTAAAGAACGTATATAATCAAGAAGGATGAATATATGAAGGGCTGAGGAGAGAGAAGGAATTATCATTCTAAGACCCGTGTTCATCTCCTGCCTTCATCACGCATTATCAAGCCTTGTTTCACGCTCCCTCACAGAGTTCCTTTGAATAACGTTACGATGAAAGAATTGGAAAAGAGCTATAACCCCAAGGGAATCGAGGGGAAGTGGTACACCCTCTGGTCTGAAAGAGGCTATTTCAGTCCCGAGGCTTCCGGGGGAAAACCATACTCCATCGTTATCCCTCCGCCGAATGTCACCGGCTCTCTCCATATGGGCCATGCCCTGAACGCAGCGCTCCAGGATATCCTCATACGGTGGAAGCGGATGCTGGGCTATCGGTGCCTCTGGGTCCCTGGCACTGACCATGCCGGGATCGCTACACAGAATGTGGTGGAGCGGGAGCTCGCAAAGGAAGGGCTTGACAGAAACACCCTCGGGAGAGAGGCCTTCATTGAGAGGATATGGAAATGGAAGGCCGAATATGGCGGCAGGATCATCCACCAGCTGAAGAGGATAGGGGCATCCTGTGACTGGTCACGAGAGCGGTTTACTCTCGACGAAGGACTCTCGAGGGCAGTAAGGGAAGTCTTTGTCAGGCTCTATGAAGAAGGGCTTATCTATCGTGATAACAGACTCATCAACTGGTGTCCGCGATGCCACACGGCTCTCTCTGATCTTGAGGTCGAACACGAAGAACTCGATGGCCTTCTTACGTACCTTCGGTACCCCCTCTCTGATGGCGGAGGATATGTCATCGTTGCAACGACACGGCCCGAGACCATGCTTGGAGATACGGCGGTGGCTGTCAATCCTGGAGATGAACGTTACCGGGACATCATCGGTAAGACCCTTCAACTCCCGCTCACGGGCAGAGCCATTCCGGTAATATCCGACAGCGCCGTCGATCCTTCCTTCGGCACCGGCGCTGTTAAGGTGACGCCGGCCCATGATTTCAACGACGAGGCGATGGCAAAACGTCAAAGCCCCCCCTTGGACTTTGTCACCGTCATTGACGATAGGGGAAGGATGACCGAAGACGCCGGAAGGGTCTATGCCGGAATGGACAGATATGAATGCAGGAGAAGGGTTGTCAAAGATTTAAAGGAAGCCGGTCTCCTCGAGAAGGAGGAAAAATATCGCTATTCCGTGGGGCATTGCTACCGGTGTAAGACGATTATTGAACCCCTCTCGACCCTCCAGTGGTATGTAAGTGTGAAGCCCCTTGCCGGCGAGGCTATGACAGCGGTCAAAGACGGTAGGATCAGGATAGTCCCCGGCACCTGGGAGAACACGTATTTTTCATGGATGGAGAATATCAAGGACTGGTGCATATCACGGCAGATATGGTGGGGGCACAGGATACCGGTATGGTACTGTCAGGAGATGGAAAATGAAGACTGCAGGAGGCGGAAGGGGGTCGTCGTTCTCCGTGAGACACCCAGGGAATGTCCTTATTGCGGTTCGCTGAAATTGGTCCAGGACGAAGATGTCCTCGATACGTGGTTTTCATCGTCCCTCTGGCCCTTTTCTACCCTGGGATGGCCTGATGAAACAGCCGACCTGAGGACCTTCTATCCCACAAGCGTGCTCGTTACCGGCTTTGACATCCTCTTTTTCTGGGTGGCAAGGATGAGCATGATGGGAATAAAGTTCATGGAGGCCGTTCCTTTCAGGGACGTTTACATCCATGCCCTTGTGAGGGACTCAAAGGGACAAAAAATGTCGAAGTCAAAGGGCAATGTTGTGGACCCCCTTATCATGATAGAGAAGTACGGAGCCGATGCCTTCAGATTTTCCCTTGCGGCCTTTGCTGCGCAGGGGAGAGACATACGTTTCTCCGAAGAGCGTGTTGAAGGCTACCGATATTTTGTGAACAAGCTCTGGAATGCGGCGCGCTTCGTTATGATGAATGCAGAAGCTGCGGGTGTTGCGGCGGATGTGCGTCAGAGTGGTCTGCGTGCGGTTAAAGACCTGGCCGGAAGATGGGTCTTGTCCAGACTTGCCGCCACAACAGAGGAAGTCAACAAGGCCCTTGGGGACTACCGGTTTAATGATGCTGCGAGCAGCATCTATCAGTTCATCTGGCACGAGTTCTGCGACTGGTATATAGAGATGTCGAAAGATGCCCTTTACAGTGATGCCGGCGACAAGGCTGAAACGATCTCCTGCCTGCTCTCCGTGCTTGATAGTTCACTGCGCCTGCTCCATCCCTTTATGCCATTTGTTACTGAGGAGGTTTGGCAGAGCATAGGGAAGGCGGGAGAGAAGTCCGGGGAAAGCATAGTCATATCACCCTATCCCACTGACCTACCGAGGGATCATGACGCTGAAGAGGAGATGTTTTATCTCATGGAGGCCGTTGTCGGTATACGGAATGTCAGGGGAGAGATGAACATCTCTCCCGGCCTCGAGGTGAGGGCCTTTGTGAGGACCTTTACCGACAGGGCCTCTGAGGTACTGATGGAGAACAGCTCCTTCATCAAGAGGCTCGCGAGGGTTACGGAGATGACGATAGGAAGGGGGATAGAACGGCCAAAGGGAGCTGCCACGGCGGTTAAAGACTCCTTTGAGATCTATGTACCCCTTGAAGGGCTTCTCAATATTACTGCTGAGATTGACAGGCTCATGAAGGAGAAGAAAAAAGTGGAAGAGTCACTGGGCCTTCTGGAGAGGAAGATGATGAATGATGACTTCTTGAAAAGGGCGCCAAGGGATATTGTCGAAAAGGAAAAGGCAAAGCATCAGGAACTCATGCAGAGGGACGAGAGGCTTGAGCTGGGTATTCAAAGGCTGAAGGAAGTGGAGGTCAAGAATGGCTGATCCGGAAGTGAAAGAGCTCGCAGGTGCAGACCTGGAATTCGTAGAAGCAGAATTTCTCACGATCAGGCAGAGTACGGTAAGATCCGTTGAAGGAGGACACGTAGAACTTCAGCAGGTCGGGGCTCTGAGTCTGGACGGTGAACGGGTTGAGATGACCCAGAGCGCCTCGACGATTGTCCGTGGTGGAGATATCACTCTTAATCAGGGGATAAGCGTCGTTACAGCGGGCAATGCTGTTAGTCTAAATTACTCCTTCTCGCAGA
This genomic window from Thermodesulfovibrionales bacterium contains:
- a CDS encoding GNAT family N-acetyltransferase, producing MLKREAVDSSTIRVILRDGRSLKVRPISPQDREKLRDLFYRLSPQTRYFRFGYMKTYISEEELTYFAEVDPPDVYAYVALTGEGEDEKIVAVGRWFLNPDRRTAEISFVVEDKIQVRGVGTALLEQLVEAALRYKIKAFVARILLENTRMMEVFEESGFKIGKKVHEDAYEITFDLEEQEEYDKRQAHREHIARSAGVRKILCPGSVAVIGASRDTDSVGGKVFRNLLHEIFSGPIFPVNPKSFSVGGVLCYASVDDVPADVDLAVVVIPAAKVLDIVDECGKKGVAGLIIISAGFAESGPEGKERQRQLREKILSYGMRCVGPNCLGVINTDPAVNLNATFCRIKPRRGGLSISSHSGALGLALLDYAKGNDLGIAHFASIGNRVDISSNDLMEFWEDDEYTKVILLYLESFGNPRKFSRIARRVSRTKPIIALKAGRSDVGRRAASSHTGALAASDIAVDALFRQAGVIRVNTIEEMFNVAKSLVDQPIPKGPRVAILTNAGGPGVLAADAAIGLGLSVPTLSEETQRRLKDFLPREAAFANPVDMIASAPGEHFERGLKVLLDDLDIDAILVMNVAIRPSEEIAAGIRRAMTGYEGDKTVIASFLMSEAHSIDLRYDGQKQVPLYAFPEDAILALSHAYPYGQHRSREEGHIPVFADISEERARKYLEAAGVLTDEGCWLPPEVATGLFKEYGIPAIDTRAAFSAEEAADCAEKIGFPVVMKLRSKTITHKTDVGGIILGLKDDEEVRQAFDEIRTRLKAMGRGAEMEGVILQPMIEGGQEVIVGMSQDPVFGPLMMVGLGGIHVELIKDVAFSLHPLRDGDPDYMLSQLKSLPLLQGWRGSPPKDIDVLKDVLLRFSALIEDFTEIAEVEINPLIVFDKGKGCAVVDARVLCKKAGDH
- the nifS gene encoding cysteine desulfurase NifS → MKPIYLDNNATTAVAPEVLDEMLPYLRDFYGNPSSMHTFGGQLHRTLEEARAKVAALINAEPEEVIFTSCGTESDNTAIMSAIESYPRKRHIITSKVEHPAVFNFSKHFARRGFRVTFVPVDSLGRLDREFFSRAIDDDTAIVSIMYANNETGVIFPVAEMGEVLRERGILFHTDAVQVAGKIPIDVKRLTVDMLSLSGHKLHAPKGVGVLYVRKGTRFYPYIIGGHQERGRRAGTENIASAIALGRACELARQRINEERLFVGSLRDRLESALLARCPDARVNGDREHRLPNTTNISFEYVEGEAILLRLDEFGICASSGSACTTGSLEPSHVLRAMGIPFTAIHGSIRFSLSRYNTEAEIDRVVEVLPPIIRELRRLSPYGRERLAACAPDRNFSTE
- the nifU gene encoding Fe-S cluster assembly protein NifU; translated protein: MWEYTKKVKDFFLHPKNVGEIENPDGIGEVGSILCGDALKLTIKVDKETGRIVDAKFQTFGCASAIASSSVLTELIKGKTVDEALTISNQDIADYLGGLPAEKMHCSVMGREALEAAVANYRGEEKAPEVAEKIICKCFEVSEEKIRRVAIENRLTTVEEITNYTKAGGGCGACIPAVEAILKELWITTPPSEKPHTQKKMTNLQKIALVEDVLEKEIRPALQADGGDLKLIDIDGNRVIIALRAMCVSCPMGGVTIKGIEEKLRELVSKDLIVEEA
- a CDS encoding nicotinate phosphoribosyltransferase produces the protein MFHTADPKDIMEGRITDVYFERTLTILKAKGINPVVKAEFIAKTLPDNWPWALFAGIEEALSLMKDLPIKVRAMREGTVFYPYEPVMEIEGRYQDFCVYETALLGLICQASGVATKAARFKKLAGERPVISFGARRMHPVLAPMIERNAYIGGCDGVAVVKSGEIIGEDPMGTMPHALIICTGSTVEAIKAFDEVLEPKIKRVALIDTFLDEKFEVLNVAEAMGERLFAVRFDTPGSRRGNFYRILEECRWELHLRGYRDIKFYVSGGIKEDDLAGLNPVVDGYGIGTSISNAPVVDYAMDIMECEGKPIAKRGKWSGSKRVLRCPSCSERLIVPNNKERHICNCGELFVDILVPVLDNGKYLTDMPSHKEIREFVLKQTEALGETL
- a CDS encoding DMT family transporter; the protein is MFFILSAIFLWSSLGIVIRLSDIPVHILIFFSCLISTVIIGPVFMREKYRRLIPRGRGFLSFIILGPLSLLNTFSFFYAYKNTTIANSVLTHYTAPIFVAFLAPIFLRERLTGKIVLSVTIATAGLWTLLDVSVSGFVSMAVTGNRDTGGILAGLFSGFAYGMLVILIRIFAQNYHPMIMTFFQNLVVAALLVPFVGMERGYSSAPWAFGVMGIVHSTIAPLLYFRGMRVVTANRAAILGYLEPVCAIIFGAIFLGEVITYKTVIGGALILFSGYLTIRD
- a CDS encoding response regulator, encoding MGHKLLLADDSITIQKVVELVLAGEGFDIKATNNGDEALSARPSFNPDVILADIAMPVMNGYQLCEKIKSNPETRNIPVILLAGAFEPIDEALARKVGADDYIVKPFESQDLISKVNAVIAREAGEGVSGERPEAEAVEAVVAEEDLWTMEEIGAEAASEEAVTPETLLGEVAGLGEAFEPIEEIKAEIDEQEFQPLSVEESIIEEFVAQPETVPAPEAQPPAFLQPQIEVPSRDEVVEIFRKAVDEKVASLVSAEDIRHSLKGAIEQRIVPAVSAIDVKDSLLAATAPAIRESAETVMSEIAPKIIERILSEKLQDVMASLSKEIEKVIWETVPQLAETMISKEIEKIKAEM